Proteins from one Desulfonema limicola genomic window:
- a CDS encoding excisionase family DNA-binding protein: MPETKKFYTSEEADNYYNVKRGFVPRMARKGLIEFSRMGRAYRFTQEALDEFRKKYGKMLQGKSLIKRSGEDREKKQEVEDKIRERKEISERINQIGDQIKIIQQGIDSSNDEYEKASLIDDLRLAIKTMKDEDNKLGEITKELDDLTTKNFSESLEMAKRSSEDIYKSLMGENSGPDESEDKDDGNNQDTGEGNNETQSVANPGI; the protein is encoded by the coding sequence ATGCCAGAAACAAAAAAATTTTACACATCAGAGGAAGCAGACAACTATTATAATGTTAAACGTGGATTTGTCCCAAGAATGGCAAGAAAGGGATTAATCGAATTTAGCAGGATGGGCAGAGCATACAGATTTACGCAAGAAGCATTGGATGAATTCAGGAAAAAGTATGGGAAAATGCTTCAAGGCAAAAGTCTTATCAAAAGGTCAGGTGAAGACCGGGAAAAAAAGCAGGAGGTTGAAGATAAAATCCGTGAGAGAAAAGAAATATCTGAAAGGATAAATCAAATTGGAGACCAGATCAAAATTATACAACAGGGAATTGATAGCTCAAATGATGAGTATGAAAAAGCATCATTGATTGATGACCTCCGCCTTGCAATCAAAACCATGAAGGATGAGGACAACAAGCTTGGAGAAATCACCAAAGAGCTTGATGACCTAACCACAAAGAATTTTTCTGAATCCTTGGAAATGGCAAAAAGGAGTTCAGAAGATATTTACAAAAGTCTTATGGGTGAAAATTCAGGCCCAGATGAATCAGAGGATAAAGATGATGGGAACAATCAGGATACCGGTGAAGGAAACAATGAAACCCAAAGTGTAGCAAATCCAGGAATATAA
- a CDS encoding thioesterase family protein — MTQEKELELKDLLNILKDIYQNQMPFNRLLNIRVEKITPEEVRVRIDMREELIGNFIRKSLHGGVISSILDLTGGLIASAEMIKRMQGISMDEIGASLAKIGTIDLRIDYLRAGRGRYFTASGNILRTGNKVAVIRMEFHNDENLLIAAGTGTYLVG, encoded by the coding sequence ATGACACAGGAAAAAGAACTGGAATTAAAGGATTTACTTAATATTCTTAAAGATATATATCAAAATCAAATGCCTTTTAACAGACTTCTCAATATCAGGGTTGAGAAAATTACCCCGGAGGAAGTCAGGGTAAGGATTGACATGAGGGAGGAATTGATAGGAAATTTTATCAGAAAAAGTCTTCACGGGGGTGTTATTTCCTCAATTCTGGATTTGACCGGGGGCTTGATTGCTTCAGCAGAGATGATAAAACGGATGCAGGGAATATCAATGGATGAAATAGGTGCCAGCCTTGCAAAAATAGGAACTATTGATCTTAGGATTGACTATTTAAGAGCAGGCCGGGGCAGATATTTTACAGCTTCGGGCAATATTCTCAGGACGGGCAATAAGGTTGCTGTTATCCGCATGGAATTTCATAATGATGAAAATCTGCTCATTGCAGCAGGAACAGGAACATACCTGGTAGGATAA
- a CDS encoding diacylglycerol kinase, which produces MSKTENKIPEPKTGIQRIFKAFFYSVDGLKHGIKNEAAVRQEVMLSFILVPLALLIPVSPLLKLILIICNLIVIITELLNSGIECVVDRLCPDYDPLAKQAKDMGSAAVFLSLVCLALSWLFAIYEILS; this is translated from the coding sequence ATGAGCAAAACTGAAAATAAAATCCCTGAGCCAAAAACCGGCATTCAAAGAATTTTTAAGGCTTTTTTTTATTCTGTTGACGGATTAAAGCATGGAATTAAAAATGAAGCTGCTGTCAGGCAGGAGGTGATGCTTTCATTTATTCTTGTTCCTTTGGCTTTACTGATTCCTGTTTCTCCACTTCTTAAACTGATACTTATTATCTGTAATTTAATTGTTATAATAACAGAACTGCTTAACTCGGGAATTGAATGCGTAGTTGACAGGCTCTGTCCTGATTATGATCCCCTTGCAAAACAGGCAAAGGATATGGGAAGTGCTGCGGTGTTTCTGAGTCTTGTATGCCTTGCCTTGTCCTGGTTATTTGCCATATACGAGATTTTAAGTTAA
- a CDS encoding helix-turn-helix domain-containing protein yields MKACNQNVTKKRLFSIKELVKEIGATEWFWRCQIWDKKLPYVQVGRKMFIDRKDIDEFINTNKVFA; encoded by the coding sequence ATGAAGGCGTGTAACCAAAATGTAACTAAGAAAAGGCTTTTCTCCATTAAGGAGCTTGTAAAAGAAATCGGAGCCACAGAATGGTTCTGGCGCTGTCAGATATGGGACAAAAAGTTACCATATGTTCAGGTCGGCAGGAAGATGTTTATTGATCGTAAAGATATTGATGAATTTATAAATACAAATAAAGTTTTTGCTTAA
- a CDS encoding tyrosine-type recombinase/integrase: protein MGTIYKRGKTWWIKYYQNGKPSYKSSESTKKMVAKRLLDKIEGEIAQGKTPSIHFDKTTFKQLADDLINDYTINGKKSLKRAKQSVNNLQRFFEHYTAQAITTPKIREYVGMRMEEDISNATINRELSALKRMFNLGLQQTPPVVERLPHIPMLKENNARKGYFEHGDFINLHKELPEYLKGFVTFAYKFGWRFEEITGLTWSQVDREQWIVRLEVGETKNDDGRTIYLDEKLKSVFQHQWETRKKREIITPFVFPNKNGNGRIKDIRGSWFKACEVAGIGRRLFHDLRRTAVRNMVRAGIPERVAMMISGHKTRSVFERYNIVNDADLKQASQRQAEYINSLTVTDTVTIVDFG from the coding sequence ATGGGAACAATATATAAACGTGGAAAAACATGGTGGATTAAGTATTATCAAAATGGAAAACCCTCATATAAAAGCTCTGAAAGCACCAAAAAAATGGTAGCTAAAAGACTTCTGGATAAAATTGAGGGGGAGATAGCTCAAGGCAAAACTCCCAGCATTCATTTCGATAAAACAACCTTTAAACAATTAGCCGATGATTTAATCAATGACTACACTATTAATGGCAAGAAATCTTTAAAAAGGGCAAAGCAGAGTGTAAATAACCTGCAAAGGTTTTTTGAACACTATACTGCCCAGGCTATTACAACACCAAAAATCAGGGAATATGTTGGAATGCGTATGGAAGAGGATATTTCAAACGCAACAATTAACCGGGAACTGTCAGCTTTAAAAAGGATGTTTAATCTTGGATTACAGCAGACCCCTCCTGTTGTTGAAAGACTACCCCATATTCCTATGCTTAAAGAAAATAATGCCAGGAAAGGTTACTTTGAGCATGGCGATTTTATAAACTTACATAAGGAGCTTCCTGAATACCTGAAAGGTTTTGTAACCTTTGCTTATAAATTCGGATGGCGATTTGAAGAGATAACCGGTTTAACGTGGAGCCAGGTTGACAGGGAGCAATGGATTGTAAGGCTGGAAGTTGGGGAAACTAAAAATGATGATGGTCGAACCATTTATCTTGATGAAAAATTAAAATCAGTTTTTCAGCACCAGTGGGAAACAAGAAAGAAACGTGAAATCATAACACCTTTTGTATTTCCCAATAAAAATGGTAATGGCAGGATAAAAGATATTCGGGGTTCCTGGTTCAAAGCCTGTGAAGTTGCCGGTATAGGCAGAAGGTTATTTCACGATTTAAGAAGAACTGCTGTCAGGAATATGGTAAGAGCAGGAATTCCTGAACGGGTTGCAATGATGATATCAGGTCATAAAACAAGGTCTGTATTCGAGCGTTATAATATTGTTAATGATGCTGATTTAAAACAGGCATCTCAGAGGCAGGCAGAATACATAAATTCCCTGACGGTTACAGATACAGTTACAATCGTCGATTTTGGCTAA
- a CDS encoding phage/plasmid primase, P4 family — MKELSNNTKVKLIVENIPEEIKDLPQWLVWKGVLKENNKLSKIPINPLNGSYAETDNPETWGTFEESLAYYEQNNLFGVGFVFTADDSFVGIDLDNCIEPETGEITPDALKIVNLFNSYTEISPSGNGLHILVKGNLPGDKRRKGKIEVYDRLRYFTVTGELYENAPIEINNRDNELNEFYKKYFANEDRKKADAVRSYDEGNQIIKKAMASKNGHKFKSLWQGDLFSYQSQSEADLALCRLLAFWTNNDKQQIDNLFRKSGLYRQKWDERHFSSGMTYGQSTINMAISATNETYKPQEIYTEPSSSDKPQTFPLTDLGNAERMVALCGDDIRYCHAWGSWLIWDGKRWINDRTGTIKRKAKKVVRNIYSEAKNEDDDRRRRDVANHATKSESASRIKSMISLAQDEEGVPVLPEDLDKNPWLLNCMNGTIDLKTGELLPHNRNHLITKLVPVEYNSNALCPIWDNFMDKIMDDNQNLISFLQRAVGYSLTGDTGEQCMFIFWGTGANGKSTFLQTMSMMLDDYAMQTPTETLLVKRKGAIPNDVARLKGSRFVTASEAETDQKLAEGLIKQMTGSDTISARFLHQEWFDFNPTHKIFLGTNHKPVINGTDNAIWRRIRLVNYDITIPESERDKRLLSKLQKELSGILAWAVRGCLDWNKNGLGEPEEVKVATEDYREEMDILAQFIKDCCEEKEGAWELSKNIWERYQEWCEDNGESMITRKNFGMKLKEKGYEAIKRKQGRGWIGLEVTH; from the coding sequence TTAAATGGCAGTTATGCCGAAACAGATAACCCGGAAACATGGGGAACCTTTGAAGAATCATTAGCATACTATGAACAAAATAACTTATTTGGAGTCGGTTTTGTCTTCACTGCTGATGACTCTTTTGTCGGAATTGACCTGGATAATTGTATTGAACCAGAAACCGGTGAAATAACACCTGATGCTTTGAAAATAGTAAATCTATTTAACAGCTATACTGAGATAAGTCCATCAGGAAATGGTTTGCATATATTGGTTAAAGGTAATCTGCCCGGAGATAAAAGAAGAAAAGGGAAGATTGAAGTTTATGACCGGCTAAGATACTTTACCGTAACCGGTGAGCTTTATGAAAATGCTCCGATAGAAATAAATAATAGGGATAATGAATTAAATGAGTTTTACAAGAAATATTTTGCAAATGAAGACCGGAAAAAGGCTGATGCAGTTCGTAGCTATGATGAAGGAAACCAGATAATAAAGAAAGCAATGGCATCTAAAAATGGTCATAAGTTTAAAAGCCTGTGGCAAGGTGATTTATTTTCTTATCAATCCCAGAGCGAGGCTGACCTGGCTCTTTGCAGATTGCTTGCTTTTTGGACAAATAATGACAAACAGCAGATTGATAATCTGTTTAGGAAATCTGGTCTATATCGTCAGAAGTGGGATGAGCGACACTTTTCCAGTGGGATGACCTATGGGCAGTCAACTATTAATATGGCAATTTCAGCTACAAATGAAACCTATAAACCACAGGAAATTTATACAGAACCATCTTCATCAGATAAACCTCAGACCTTTCCATTAACTGATTTGGGCAATGCTGAACGTATGGTAGCTCTATGCGGTGATGATATTCGTTATTGCCATGCTTGGGGCAGTTGGCTTATCTGGGATGGTAAACGCTGGATTAATGATCGAACCGGAACAATAAAACGTAAAGCTAAAAAAGTGGTCAGGAACATATACTCCGAAGCTAAAAATGAAGATGATGATAGAAGACGCAGAGATGTTGCAAATCATGCCACTAAATCTGAATCTGCATCAAGAATAAAATCCATGATTTCACTTGCTCAAGATGAAGAAGGAGTGCCAGTGTTACCGGAAGATTTAGATAAAAATCCCTGGTTGCTGAATTGTATGAACGGAACCATTGATTTAAAAACTGGTGAATTACTTCCCCATAACAGAAATCATCTGATAACAAAACTTGTTCCGGTAGAATATAATTCAAATGCTTTATGTCCTATCTGGGATAATTTCATGGACAAAATAATGGATGATAATCAAAATCTGATTTCATTCTTACAACGGGCAGTAGGCTATTCTTTAACAGGAGATACCGGTGAACAATGTATGTTTATTTTCTGGGGAACCGGTGCAAACGGCAAATCAACTTTTCTCCAAACTATGAGTATGATGCTTGATGATTATGCAATGCAAACTCCAACGGAAACCCTGCTGGTTAAGCGTAAGGGAGCTATACCAAATGATGTTGCCAGATTAAAAGGTTCAAGGTTTGTAACAGCATCAGAAGCAGAAACCGACCAGAAACTTGCTGAGGGGCTTATAAAACAGATGACAGGAAGTGATACTATATCAGCAAGATTTCTGCATCAGGAATGGTTTGATTTTAACCCGACTCATAAAATATTTCTGGGAACGAACCATAAACCGGTTATCAACGGCACGGATAACGCCATATGGAGGCGTATCAGACTGGTAAATTATGACATCACAATACCAGAATCAGAACGAGATAAACGACTGTTATCAAAACTTCAAAAAGAACTGTCAGGTATTTTAGCATGGGCAGTAAGGGGATGTCTGGATTGGAATAAAAACGGTCTTGGAGAACCGGAAGAGGTTAAAGTAGCAACTGAAGATTATAGGGAAGAAATGGATATACTGGCACAGTTTATAAAGGATTGCTGTGAAGAAAAAGAAGGAGCCTGGGAGTTATCAAAGAATATTTGGGAAAGATACCAGGAGTGGTGTGAAGATAATGGAGAAAGTATGATAACTAGGAAAAATTTTGGTATGAAATTGAAGGAAAAGGGATATGAGGCTATAAAGAGGAAGCAAGGCAGGGGATGGATAGGACTTGAAGTGACGCATTGA
- a CDS encoding GspE/PulE family protein: MVLESNNPYADENICYVLVESGLLAIEQAEQIIRKKSGLKKTLQNRLLSLYPGVKVVNSVSIIDIIASLHINRADNPALKLDEETMFRYLAKKWGYPYKKINPLELDLNLVTTTIPRSFAMKHLILPIGTDVGKLIVATPNPFNVEIMDDISRVTHLKVVPVISSKSDVIRLINEFFGFKRSIAEAEQYFSGSSVDLGNLEQYVRVKSADEIFSHDQHIVNAVNHLFSYAFDQRASDIHIEPKRDSSLVRMRIDGVLHTVYKLPKSVHSAIVSRIKILSRLDMTEKRKPQDGRIKTAKADVEVEIRVSTIPVAFGEKVVMRVMDPDILFQDLENLGFSSTELLRYNQFIRMPHGIVLVTGPTGSGKSTTLYSTLRDISTPELNITTVEDPIEMINEDFNQIAVQPAINITFGTILRNILRQDPDIIMIGEMRDLETAENAVQAALTGHLVLSTLHTNDAPTSITRLLDLGVPAFLIQSTLIGVIAQRLVRKICKYCKEEFVMSSNELINMGLNVGKNGSVKLWRGKGCQMCRGTGYHGRTGVFEILQFTEGIKRLTKSDADLEAIRQKAREEGMASLRESAVSKLLSGKTTYQEVLRVTWEGV, from the coding sequence ATGGTTTTAGAATCAAATAATCCTTATGCAGATGAAAATATTTGTTATGTGCTTGTGGAAAGCGGGCTGCTGGCAATTGAGCAGGCTGAACAGATTATAAGGAAAAAAAGCGGGCTGAAGAAAACACTTCAAAATCGGCTGCTTTCACTTTATCCTGGGGTTAAGGTTGTAAATTCAGTTTCAATTATTGATATTATTGCATCTTTGCATATAAACAGGGCTGATAATCCTGCCTTGAAACTGGATGAAGAAACAATGTTCAGATATCTTGCCAAAAAATGGGGATATCCTTATAAAAAAATAAATCCTCTGGAACTTGATCTTAACCTTGTAACCACTACCATCCCTCGTTCCTTTGCCATGAAACACCTTATTCTTCCCATTGGAACCGATGTTGGAAAGCTTATAGTAGCAACCCCTAATCCTTTTAATGTTGAGATTATGGATGATATTTCACGGGTAACACATCTTAAGGTTGTGCCTGTAATTTCTTCCAAATCAGATGTTATCAGGCTGATAAATGAATTTTTTGGTTTTAAACGTTCTATTGCTGAAGCAGAGCAGTATTTTTCAGGTTCCAGTGTTGATCTTGGCAACCTGGAGCAATATGTCAGGGTTAAATCTGCTGATGAAATATTTTCCCATGACCAGCATATTGTAAATGCAGTAAATCATCTTTTTTCATATGCTTTTGATCAGCGTGCAAGTGATATTCATATTGAGCCTAAAAGAGATTCCTCCCTGGTCAGGATGCGTATAGACGGGGTACTTCATACAGTTTACAAACTTCCCAAAAGTGTTCATTCTGCTATTGTAAGCAGGATAAAGATTCTTTCCAGGCTTGATATGACTGAAAAAAGAAAGCCCCAGGACGGCAGAATCAAGACAGCTAAAGCAGATGTGGAGGTTGAAATAAGGGTTTCTACAATTCCTGTTGCTTTTGGTGAAAAGGTGGTCATGAGGGTAATGGATCCTGATATTTTATTTCAGGATCTTGAAAATCTGGGTTTTTCCTCAACAGAGCTTTTACGTTATAATCAGTTTATAAGAATGCCTCATGGAATAGTTCTGGTAACAGGGCCTACTGGAAGCGGTAAGTCCACAACCTTATATTCAACTCTCAGGGATATTTCCACACCTGAACTTAATATTACAACAGTTGAAGACCCCATTGAAATGATAAACGAAGATTTTAACCAGATTGCTGTTCAGCCGGCAATTAATATAACATTTGGCACCATATTAAGAAATATCTTGAGACAGGATCCTGATATAATAATGATAGGGGAAATGAGGGATCTGGAAACTGCTGAAAATGCGGTTCAAGCTGCCCTGACAGGACATCTGGTGCTTTCGACACTTCATACAAATGATGCTCCTACATCCATAACCCGTCTTCTTGATCTTGGCGTGCCTGCATTTTTAATTCAAAGTACTCTTATAGGTGTGATTGCACAGCGGCTTGTCAGGAAAATCTGTAAATACTGCAAAGAGGAATTTGTGATGAGTTCAAATGAATTAATAAATATGGGGCTGAATGTGGGAAAAAACGGCAGTGTTAAACTCTGGCGCGGCAAAGGATGCCAGATGTGCCGAGGAACAGGTTATCATGGCAGAACAGGTGTTTTTGAAATCCTGCAGTTTACAGAAGGTATTAAAAGACTTACAAAATCAGATGCTGACCTGGAAGCTATCAGGCAGAAAGCCAGGGAAGAGGGTATGGCATCTTTAAGGGAGAGTGCTGTTTCTAAACTTTTGAGCGGAAAAACAACCTATCAGGAAGTGCTTAGGGTTACATGGGAGGGGGTTTAA
- a CDS encoding sensor histidine kinase, whose translation MKQLRLIILIFCLSLSIPLGYFVLRSYQSLYQEDMAQLRYFAETLFDEMEQELAIMIRQEENRAVDEYNYFYTPPGSQNQTPSPISSLPGQSYILGYFQNNPDGSFQTPLIEKNKPVPKELTRIVNLLTSVNTIFNQKRSSSSEIFEIQPITTLNEKKEKESNGFADRFLNTSRAKEQKQSLGQTQKRVEEISETQALNIAQKDSWENVSKKSKQYSALAPAPEIEALKSKTDLKEPAKKLEAELDPMQSVFITQKQIYIFRRIVINNQVFRQGFVINPLLFLEYMIQNHFIKQPMAGFTHLELRVRNRGITTGLKSAGIAAKNPGFLLEHTFPRPFSFLYATLTCEKIPRSAGRKTLNFMVAGLAGIMFLGLFFIYRSAMIIAELSERKSKFVSSVTHELKTPLTNIRMYIEMLEQGIAGSPDREQEYFRILGSESSRLSRLINNILEFSKLEKKHMCLNMKKGGFEEVIGEVRDVMGQNIFNSGFKLNVENINIRPFFYDREVMIQVLINLIENSMKFGRDSEIKEISIRVYDEKKWVNISVSDTGPGIPQKALKKVFEDFFRVESALIQNTRGTGIGLAFVKKAVSAMGGKVSAANNQGPGCTISILLPSAAV comes from the coding sequence ATGAAACAATTAAGATTAATAATCCTTATATTTTGTCTCAGCCTTTCAATCCCCCTTGGATATTTTGTACTGCGTTCTTACCAGAGCCTTTACCAGGAAGACATGGCACAGCTCCGGTATTTTGCAGAAACCCTGTTTGATGAAATGGAGCAGGAACTTGCAATTATGATAAGGCAGGAAGAAAACCGGGCTGTTGATGAATATAATTATTTTTACACTCCTCCAGGCTCACAAAATCAAACCCCCTCCCCTATTTCAAGCCTGCCAGGCCAGTCTTACATACTCGGATATTTTCAAAATAATCCTGACGGCTCTTTTCAAACACCGCTTATTGAAAAAAACAAACCGGTGCCAAAAGAACTTACCAGGATTGTAAACCTGCTTACATCTGTAAACACCATATTTAATCAAAAGCGCAGTTCTTCGTCTGAAATCTTTGAAATACAGCCCATCACCACCTTGAATGAAAAAAAGGAGAAAGAATCCAATGGTTTTGCAGACAGGTTTTTAAATACTTCAAGAGCAAAGGAGCAAAAACAATCCCTGGGACAAACCCAAAAAAGGGTTGAAGAAATTAGTGAAACCCAGGCATTAAACATTGCACAAAAGGACAGCTGGGAAAATGTATCAAAAAAATCAAAACAATATTCAGCACTGGCACCAGCACCTGAAATAGAAGCTTTAAAATCAAAAACCGATTTAAAAGAGCCTGCAAAAAAACTGGAAGCAGAGCTTGATCCCATGCAGTCTGTTTTTATAACACAAAAACAGATTTATATTTTCAGGCGGATTGTTATCAACAACCAGGTATTCAGACAGGGTTTTGTTATTAATCCCCTGTTATTTCTTGAATACATGATTCAAAATCATTTTATAAAACAGCCTATGGCAGGATTTACCCATCTTGAATTAAGGGTAAGAAACAGGGGCATAACCACAGGTTTAAAAAGTGCGGGTATTGCAGCAAAAAATCCAGGCTTTCTACTTGAGCATACGTTTCCCCGCCCCTTTTCCTTTCTGTATGCCACACTTACCTGTGAAAAAATTCCCAGGTCAGCAGGAAGAAAAACCCTTAATTTTATGGTGGCAGGACTTGCAGGGATTATGTTTCTTGGTCTGTTTTTTATTTACAGAAGTGCAATGATTATTGCTGAATTATCAGAAAGAAAATCAAAATTTGTATCTTCTGTTACCCATGAGCTTAAAACCCCTTTAACAAATATCAGGATGTATATTGAAATGCTTGAACAGGGCATAGCCGGATCACCTGACCGTGAACAGGAATATTTCAGGATTCTAGGTTCTGAAAGCAGCAGGCTTTCAAGATTAATCAACAATATCCTGGAATTTTCCAAGCTGGAGAAAAAACATATGTGTTTGAACATGAAAAAAGGAGGTTTTGAAGAGGTTATAGGGGAAGTCCGGGATGTTATGGGTCAAAATATTTTCAACTCCGGGTTTAAGCTGAATGTGGAAAATATAAATATAAGACCCTTTTTTTATGACAGGGAGGTTATGATCCAGGTTCTTATAAATCTTATTGAAAACAGCATGAAATTCGGCAGAGATTCTGAAATAAAAGAAATAAGCATCAGGGTTTATGATGAAAAAAAATGGGTTAATATAAGTGTTTCTGATACGGGTCCTGGCATTCCTCAAAAAGCTTTGAAAAAGGTATTTGAAGATTTTTTTCGGGTCGAAAGTGCCCTGATACAAAATACAAGGGGAACCGGCATTGGACTTGCTTTTGTTAAAAAGGCAGTATCTGCAATGGGAGGGAAGGTGTCAGCTGCCAATAACCAGGGACCTGGGTGTACAATCTCCATTTTGCTGCCATCTGCCGCTGTATAA
- a CDS encoding DNA-methyltransferase produces the protein MKKNNSKKSGLNHNEILLGDCQKILKLIPDNSIDLIVTDPPYGLRLMGKDWDKLPTTGILEECFRVLKPGSFGFFMSSPRQDVLTKLIDNLEKAGFETGFSSIYWAYLNGFPNIYNIGEKIAESVGIDKAKSFQGAYSAFRPKPAVEIVSAVMKPREKNTYMAQALENGKSVTWMDDCRIPYKDSSDIKGKKKGKNKRGRYSANILVSNSAVGEYSEYFDLDAWDNLNIDSLPDEAKKTYPFLFVPKASPKEKEAGLDNLEEGRIKDDRRKNMGKDTPYHPTTATLRKNTHPTVKPLKLMKYLITMGSREGDIVLDPFAGSGTTCIASKLLNRKYIGIEMNPEYHEIAVQRVKNVTSLN, from the coding sequence ATGAAGAAAAATAATTCTAAAAAGTCAGGGCTGAATCACAATGAAATTCTCCTTGGCGACTGTCAGAAAATACTGAAACTGATACCTGATAATTCCATTGACCTTATTGTAACTGACCCACCATATGGGCTTAGACTTATGGGAAAAGATTGGGACAAACTTCCAACCACAGGGATATTAGAAGAATGTTTTAGAGTTCTTAAACCAGGTTCATTTGGATTTTTCATGTCATCACCACGTCAGGATGTCCTTACAAAATTGATTGACAATCTTGAGAAAGCAGGATTTGAAACTGGATTTTCTTCAATCTATTGGGCTTATTTGAATGGTTTTCCCAATATTTACAACATTGGAGAAAAAATTGCTGAAAGCGTTGGTATAGACAAAGCAAAATCATTTCAAGGAGCTTATTCAGCATTTCGCCCAAAACCTGCTGTGGAAATTGTTTCTGCTGTAATGAAACCCCGCGAGAAAAATACTTACATGGCGCAGGCTTTGGAAAATGGGAAAAGTGTTACATGGATGGACGATTGCCGGATACCTTACAAAGATAGTTCTGATATAAAAGGAAAAAAGAAGGGTAAAAATAAGCGTGGGCGATATTCGGCAAACATACTTGTAAGTAATTCTGCTGTGGGAGAATATTCAGAATACTTTGACCTTGATGCATGGGATAATTTGAACATTGATAGCCTTCCTGATGAAGCTAAAAAGACTTATCCCTTCCTTTTTGTGCCTAAAGCTTCACCAAAGGAAAAAGAGGCCGGACTGGATAATCTTGAAGAAGGAAGAATTAAGGATGACAGAAGAAAAAATATGGGTAAAGACACCCCATATCATCCAACAACAGCTACTCTCAGGAAAAATACACACCCAACAGTCAAACCTTTAAAGTTAATGAAATATCTCATTACGATGGGTTCGCGGGAGGGAGATATAGTTTTAGACCCTTTTGCCGGAAGTGGAACAACCTGCATTGCATCTAAATTGCTGAACCGCAAATATATAGGAATAGAAATGAATCCTGAGTATCATGAAATTGCTGTGCAGAGAGTTAAGAATGTTACTTCATTGAATTAG